A region of the Nothobranchius furzeri strain GRZ-AD chromosome 13, NfurGRZ-RIMD1, whole genome shotgun sequence genome:
caatcagttgatcttttgcttccccagttttttacaatgtttcttatttcCTGTTGATCTACTTTGTCAAGCAGAATACTTTTGACATTTCTAGGTATTGTATTCGTTGTATCGtgaattattggtttgctttccaccagactccttcctacatttataaaaaaaatctttgaattcattagaaatttctttaacttcataaatgtctttattgtcctttacaaagtagtttgggagtcttgcatttgtattatctctgttaatcacattatttattattccccatgtagtcttgatgttgtctttgttcttattcaatagctcaccatagtactctttcttctgtttcctaattattgttactaatttatttttatattttttatatctgtcTACGGCTTCCTTTGTTTGTAACTTTAAGAATCTCGTATACAGGctattttttttttgcacatgcattttttattccattagtcatccatggttggttgtcccttttacctgttattttaattaatttacaactgcTGTTAAATGATTtcagcagtattttcatgaaggatgtatatgcattgttcacatcactgacatagacttccgtccagttctgcattttaagatctttatttaggtcctccagggctttaactgatttatttcttttataattaataaaattatgttttatgatatttttattgttattgtgatatttagacactacaaaaataggtaaatgatcactaatatctgtcatcaatatcccagttttaacagtgtcctcctttctattagtgaatatattatcaattattgttgcactttgggttgtgatcctggtaggtttgtttatcaaaggaaccaaacctaaactatagatcatattaaaaaaatcacttgatgttctcagagccacaggatgttctaagttaatgttaaagtccccacacataaacaatgttttgtttttaatatgatccacaaactcatttattttatctgtaaatgacctgatgcaagaaccgggtgctctatacacacaactgattattatatttttttgatgtgtcattgatcatttccactgttaccatttccataacattatcttccatcatagtcattttcttatctaatttacattttaaatcattgttaatgtacagggcaacaccaccaccccttttatttattctatttacaaaatgaagttcatacccttctatttgtacttcagtcatcctttcatcataaagccaagtctcagtaatggcaatgactttgaatttacttttaaatttgcctaaatagtcctttattgatgacatcttggaaactaaacttctactgtttatgtgtatgattgataatgaatcattgttagttaacccactatttagctgatcttctgcataataatcactatttatttttaactcaaataaactttcgtctattttactgtcaagttcatatattttctcatgggaatccatttattctttatgaattcatttgtacttccatatccattgttaaactgtttccactatccattatttagtcagtgctacacaataaatcatcttttacctgcaacacttccagatctttcaactctttgatcatttttgcatttagaccttcttgctctctaatccatacaacaccatttctcgtccacgtggctgtgatttttgttttctcagcacccttgcttctttggctattgtttcattctttttcgtcaggtgttcatttatgtacacatttgTACCTTTCAGTTTTTTTGCTTGCCTCAACAACTCATTTCTGTACTTCCTACTGGTAAATCGCACTGTGAAGACTGGTTTTAATTTGTCTGCCTTTCTCAGAAGGGTATGACAGATTGATATTGCATCACTGGATATGAATGTTCTTACTGTGCAAGAAGCTCAACACTTGTTGTTCTAGTGACTGGAGTTCTTCCTGTGGAGCATCCTCAGTTGTGTTTCTATCTCCAGTAACTCTGGCATAAGTCCTATGTCTTGTTTCCAAACCAGTTATCACCAAGTCATCCCTTCTGGTATACTGCTCCAGTTCATCCACCCTCTGTTCCAATACCATAATCTTCTTGTCCTTTTCTGCAAGCTTGAATTTCAGTGTCTTAACCTCATCCATTAATGACAGTAGTTGATCCTGTTGTACTGTTAGCTTAGACAGCTCGGCTGACAtaaaattcaatgattttttaatttcctCCATATCTTCCTCAAGTTTCTCCGTTTTTCTAGGAGGGGCCATTGTATTAGGCTTACCTCTCTCTCAGTCCTGGTTGCCAGTGAATCTGGAGCCTGGAGCCCCAGGCTGAGCCTGATGGTTGGATCAGGTGGCTGGTATTGAGgtgatggtggagcctggctgctgggcctggagactgctggtgagcctggctgctgggcctggaggctgatggtgagcctggctgctgggcctggaggctgctggtgagcctggctgctgggcctggaggctgacgGTGGAGCTTGGTTGATGAGCCTAGAGActgatggtggagcctggctgctgggagtGGAGGCTGCTGGTGTAGGCAGGCTGCTGTGCCTGGAGGCGgatcctggctgctgggcctggaggctgctggtgaccctggctgctgggcgtggaggctgctggtgaccctgtttgctgggcgtggaggctgctggtgagcctgtttgctgggcgtggaggctgctggtgagcctggctgctgggagtggaggctgctggtgaccctgtttgctgggcgtggaggctgctggtgagcctgtttgctgggcgtggaggctgctggtgagcctggctgctgggcgtggaggctgctggtgagcctgttTGCTGGGCGTGgtggctgctggtgagcctgtttgctgggcgtggaggctgctggtgagcctgtttgctgggcgtggaggctgctggtgagcctgtttgctgggcgtggaggctgctggtgagcctggctgctgggagtggaggctgctggtgagcctggctgctgggcctggaggctgctggtaACTTAAGAAAAGCTCATTCAAAAATACTAAATTAtctaaataataatcaaatattgCCACAAAAGACCAACATTTATCTGTTGCTGTTGGCTTAATTCTGTGCTGGAGAGCAAGCGGGAGCCACCTTAATGGCTTACTGCCTAATTTTTGCTTTTGAAAACCAAGTTCATCGAGCCGGGTTGAGTTTGTTTCCAGCTGAGACTCCAGAGTAGCCAATCTGGAACCAGCCTCTTTGAAATATCTctctgacatacagtcaaaaccttGCTGACATGGCTAGACTCCTCCCACCGACGCTAGAACTGAGACAAAatgatctgtaacactgtaggatttgaggtttgtacctcaggaatgaaatgtgtgttttgagagttttatttcaaacttgtacattgatttttttattttggaagtctgctaggtaaaaaccgaaagtttcatgtttctgaatgaatgtttgatgttacaaaatgagtagtaaatgtacaaaataaaaaatacatgtacaaaatgaaattttcctgttacaaaacaagaaatacaaatacaaattcagtgttacaagttagaaaactaaagttacaagttacgaatccaaagttacgtgtcatgaaacatgttccaagttacaaaacttggtacaagttatattgaatattgtcccaatcctagctccataaatttcctccttcccctgtccagactgaagtgacgagcgctgctcatcgtggctgcatgcactgatgtgaggagtccccaacccctacctccccacctagtggacacttatgttgtgttgtctgaagtctgttgcattcctgtctgaggtgttttttgcagagcaaagctgccctcattGTGCAGGGTAaccctgaagtgcctttttctttcctccacctgaaccaatcctcatgtaacctcctgatctctattacggtagcgcgactcgggttgagtatgaccacagtcatcaattcttgtcatgtgcctatgtatgtctgatcccagaattgtgtgtactgaaactctaatttctctctgggattaataaagtatctttgaattgaattgaacattcatggactcagccatcttggctcacgacggggaaggctgttgttggtttagcgtccaggaaacagcagagaacgtctcacctagtcaaggccggattaaccatatgggcaactgggcaattgcccagggcccacgaactctaaagggcccagggcagcaagggcacgagcaaattactgtatctgtaatctcccgctttatgttaaactagtgtgaccgtacgtcctgtttttcCCGGAcacgtccacttttcactctctgtccaggacgtccggactgggggtgcttgtattgatgaaaatgtccggcttttcatccaggagcagggatcgaataatggggagctggatatcctacacatccaggggagccggaaaaaacgtttctacctatattacatcatttatggactcttttgagcagagagcacagagagcggcagagcgatgattgttgctgctgcgtccagcgcacggtccattctcaaagtggcgcaaccaaaaaaaaaactataactaacacacgattgttcatgtccgcacatgttctctactttctgtcttatttgtgcctgaagcgctctgctactgcggagatcatcacctgtgctgcggtgatttcacctcactgacgcagcatcgaaacgcgctctccgctttgtggtcaggagatcctttgacctgctcaaaagtaactgatgaggtgaaaaagaatccaggcagcagtttttctggagaattaagaggagatgcaggaagatgagagacagacaggacaggaaaatagttaaataaaaacaagaaaacaaagtaaaatgtaggtagatttatctccactacacgcttttacctgtataaaacaataagttacacacatgtaatatttatgcatctgatataattcagatcaccttcaacactcagtcacacacccagggccgtttcaagacattttgggggccaaggcaaaatgaccccccacccccctccccagaagcctctgtgtaatccataccctctcctgtagtgttagttatacggagtttataaaagcccctcagacattactgacatgttctaatattatcagatgaaaaactaaattatcagacatgctgtctcatcggtttattttataaacttgtaaaaagtaacaaaaccatctgaaagccactatttgtggattctctgaaagtttccatggagtgtgtgacaacttattttttcattgatcctatcgtctaatctcacagctgaaacaagcacccttaataatctgtgcacaggaagcttaccgatgctgtagttaaacaaaaggtataataatttattattaataaaaccttgttgcagcactaaagcagaaaaattagatttttcaataaatatgtaaattatttacatatgaattgttttagagcccttttattggcagaatctgatattaatttagttcttacaaaaaaatgggtcccaacatggtttgtgtggcgttgccatggtgtgatgtcataggcacagatcccctgtcctcttgtttggaaatggaaatatgatcaccctacattaaacaaactgtccacccgggcttttgcgctgcacagagacgcttcgctgcctacgactttgaacgtcagttgagagtcagtctcatgcagactgaccaatgaagagagggcctcaagttaagaccctctcctcattggtcagtccacacaaaggTTACCttgagcgggttacgtgttgtcaggcattcaagtattgagtatatttactgcatattacagtaaaatattctgcatgtgaccatattatggtgatccttgggtcgtgatgatggggcccttgaatattgttgcccagggtacaacaaagtgtacaAACGTTGTAGATCAAATAggatcagtggtagagtcgtgttgctgttagccaatcagagaagagctgtccaactatcaggaagtaagaccccAAGCCCACTCGTCTGAagttacttcctgaaacaggagtatgAGCTCGTTTCCACACAACAACTTACACGACatgcattcctactagagaccactgcaaatgtatcgatGAAACGagtgaatcacacctttaaaGACCAACGACAGTCGCGCGTTTCTCTTTAGCACCTGAATCTGACTATCAGAAggtttttttaaactttattaggctttttaatTAGCATCTCTAACCTGAACAGAGTCAAAAAGGAAAGCGCTTCATGTCAGATAAACAGTTTCCATCTTCTCCAACCAGAACATCAAGGTCTGAACCACTTATTGGTCTCAAACTTTCAACGACAGAGGCCTTCTAGTTGAAAGGAGCAACACAAGTCCTGTCATCTTATTCTCTAGCCCTGGATGAATAAGAACCTACACACACTAGAAACACACATTGAATTTAATTTGTGCCATTTCCAGGTAAAAGGCCACTCTCTCTCAGCTTTCTGTTGACGGCGGACGTCAGACGAGTGCTGTAGTCCAACAGCCTGCCATCATAAATCAGCGTCTTTGGATTAAGGTTGGCTACTGCTCGGGATCTGCAGAGACACACACAAAGTGTTTCTATGTAAAGGTTAGAATCAGTGAGAACTTTTCAGCAGCTTCTTCTCAAAAGGTTAAGCTGCAACCTTTATGACATCCATACGATAAAGAAGTATGAAGCACCAAAACCAGCTGGTTCCAGAAAGGTGTAAACATTCTCTAACATGATCCTTTCTGAATATAATCGATCACTCTTAGGCGCCACAAGTTAGTAAACAAAAGCggcgttgcttttggagactcatgAAGCCCGCAGCTTCCTGCCCCGTTACTGAGCGGTGGTGCTGCCGTCGACTCAGTGCTCACACCAGTCAGTCCATGCTGTAGTCAGGCGTTTACCCCaccgctggctgattctacccacgccAATCAGAGGTTTTCACTAGTAGGTGGGGCAGAGTGAGATAACTTCAGCCGACCAATCAGTCCAAAGGTGGATCCGTTGCATTGGCTCGGCATGAAACGGACTGCAGGGACGAAAAAACCGTTGGCTCAGCACGACCAACGCACGAACAAGGCCGATGTAAATAACACACAAACGCAATAATCAAGACCAGACCGAGCTGACCCACGTGGAAATGccatattgaccctttgcacgtgacgtcacgccaatcatgagaccgcccccttcgccatgatggatggcaaaaagacagtttacacccgtagaaactccagtgaagctaatcaaaacaagccagtttgtagccttttatggcttttattgAGTTGATTTAAcattaaaatggttttagcttgctgcgtggtcggctgcactaacagacaaggacgtgaactcaactcgttttttctttttaataactctgatggagactgaggacggagatgaactgcagcgatcaatcaagcggactagcaggcctcagattagcagcaaacatgtttttagcgggtaagattaacgttcatttatttcacgaggaagacagggacagggacaaatgtgatgtgtttatgctAGTTATTGATGATCCTGATGGACGGGTATTTCACCActctagtgtaaagcgagacaattattaacaatattatagctccgatgtatgattacgtgtgttaaaatgacgttatttatttatttgtatgagcgtcggcgttcagagatcttctcattccggtgtgagagcagcagctgaacccggtaccagcaacagaagctggtagggatccggactttttaacaatcagctttggtgtaaagtgaaacgctgtttacaacataaagttataaatccagaggggtgaatttaggcaaagtcagcaacatgtttacatcggtgaacagctgcagagaaaaCGTAAGCCAacattggtaagctagttagcataccgctagatgcgctacttcttctgataactgaactgggcatgaactagtggaaggaatgctggaggagttttatttttgttttgatcgcaaaaactatTTCAGGCtcttacttttccctttgtttagtactcgtgttgctcactgtttacatgcttttgccgtccaccatggtggacccacgtgattaggtgacgtcggcgcAAACGGTCAATAAGAGCCCACATGAGggggcctggtaccccacactCCCAGAATACTCCCCACACGGTTCCTCAAGCACACGGTTAAACTGCTCCAAATCCACAACAAGCCTCCTCTCCAGATCCCCTGAacagactttaccagggaggctcaggagagcccaaccctaaccctgtggtccccctttggaCCACCAATCCGGTCTAATAATCCAGTGGATCAGCTCCTTTAGTTCTTGAAACATCGCTTTCAGCGTGGCTctactccatcatcatcatcattattatattTCTGTATATTGAAGGTCTGCATTGACCCGTTCTCAAAGGTAAATTGAAGGTAAAGTGTTTAAATAAATGCGTCTACTCTATTGTGGAGCGATTTTAAGTTTTCCATACACCTTTAAAGACCAACAACAGTTGCTCGTTTTAAAACAACCAACAAATGGCGTTAAAGTTGAAAGACCACCTACCTCACGTGGTACATGTGAGCCACGTTCCTGTCGACCCAGACGCAGCCTTTAACGGAGTTCAGCGCTCCGTGGACAGTGACCCTGGACACAGCTCGGGGGTTGACGATGATCTTGAAGTTGTTAAATGTGGGTTTGGTAGGTGGAGGCTCTCTGTACAGGTGAGTCAGGATGTTCACACCTGAAATGTTCTTCCACTGGTCCTGTCGGGGAAGAGTCTGGCTCTTTGGAGGCGGCAGCTCAAACTCAACAGGAAACCAGTGGTTCTCAAACTGGTAACACTTGTCAGCACCAAGAGTCTTCTCCAACAGAGGCAACAACTCCAACCATCTGAAGAAAATGTATTTAAGAAGTCAAGAAAATTGCAAGACATGACGCCTTAAACCACTCTGTCCTGTTACGATGTGTCTAAGATCTAATCTGTGACTCTCGGGAAGTTTTCAGCCAACTGTGACAGTTGCAAACTGACAAAAAGCCTACCTGTCGACAGACTGAGGCAGGATGAGCTCGTCCACATCGTGCAGAGCCACGTATCTGGACCGGTACCTGTATCTGTACAGGAAGTCATTGAGAGCAGCAATCTGACCGAAGTAGTGGAGGTCACCAGGGCTTTTGTTGGGGAACGCTCTTCGAGATACGTTCAGATACTTTGATAGAGACCAAGGGATCACCTCAACTAAACCTGATGACAGAAGAGCACAGAGTTTTACCATTTATACCATTTTAGTCTGCTGTGCTTTTTGTTTCAGTTTctataaaaaagaaactctaaataaactttaGAACCTCGATCTGCTCTCgactcaaagaaaaacccaagtttaaacagtccaaagttgatgccaaagccatttcaagcaggtcgtcgccatctttgttttatcactaacatcccacccaccaacagagcgctgtgattggatgtCAGTTAACATGGCAGTCCGTACAGTTTTTATAAATaaatgcgctgtgattggccagccataaTAATGGCCCGGGCTGCGGAGGTTGCAGTGGAGCGTTGCTAGACCAACACGCAAAGCTAATCTATTTTGCTTTGGCAAGCGACGGTCTAGCTGGGAAGCGCCAGAGACCGACGCGTCATGAGCACCAGGTGTTGCAGATCACCCGTGTCTATGCAGCACCACCTTTATTGTTCTGGTCCACAAGAAGGCGCTCCCTAGGGAGCCCGACCGCTTTTGGCCAGGTGAAAAATATGGAGAGGATTTTTCTAAACCACGTTCAAAGGAAGTGAAGAGCAGGACACAATCATCTTCCTGGTCTACTGGTGCCTCTCCCACAGGAGCTTTTGGAGTGGATGTCCACCTGGCTGCTGCAGACTACCTCACCAACACTCTGATGTGGTAGTCTGCAGCATAAGAGGGCAACAACTCTGGATGGACTCAACCTTTTTCTGTGTAGGAGTCCAGAACACGTTGGGTATCAGCGCTGCAGTTGGTCTTGTACAACACAACTCTGTTCACTCCCAGTAGCTGAAGCATCTCCAGACTCTGCACCAGCTGCAAaacattaaatacaaaacaggaaattcaattcaaaacacTTAAACAGTTAAGAACCAAGATGCCATAAAGGAGCGAGTCTGGGTTTGTTGGTGGTGCTGCTCGCAGGAGGAAACTCTGCAAAACCTAACAGGCCGAATGAAAGAAAAATGCAAAACAATGTGCAGTAAAACAAAGCACAACCCTGAACCCATGGAAGGTcagagtgtttacatgtgtgttagtTTAGCTCGATAAAGGAAATGTGATGATACCTGCAGCACGTTGGTGAAATTATACATGGCAGAGAAACAGACGGTGAAGTTGTAACGAAAAGAGTCCGTAACGCTCTTTTGGTTCTGGATCTCCAGAAATCCAGGACCAAGTTGATCCAGTTCTAAAGGAAACAAAGAAACATAAGAAATCATTTTAGATGTCTTTAAGGGTGGTGATACaaaatgtgacacacacacacacacacacacacacacacacacacacacacacacacacacacacacacacacacacacacacacacacacacacacacacacacacacacacacacacacacacacacacacacacacacacacacacacacacacacacacacacacacacacacacacacacacacacacacacacacacacacacacacacacacacacacacacacacacacacacacacacacacacacacacacacacacacacacacacacacacgtgaaatcAAACCTGCTGTTATGCAAAAAGTCAatcgcatcttgatgttcttccatttaacgcacatttcattcataatatcataaacacaggcctatcattctttcaggtttttctgaattgtgtgaaatggccgaataaaaaaaaggaaaaacaaaacgagtttgtggttttaaatttagtttgtgttttctgttctaagtacagtgctgtagtgattatctttagtttgttatgtgtgaaatatttttgctatttagaatatttattatatattatgttcatatattcttaatatttagttattgtttgttttcgtatttttgattctatatattttgatacagtatatgatgtatattgctttacattctgacaacttcatcgtaattaatgtaaatatgtgcaacttgaatgttcaatagtcgttctaataaaacatgcctgtttgtagaaaacatgcgtgtgttcgtgcaggtggggtggtgtgtgtgtgtgtgtgtgtgtgtgtgtgtgtgtttgggggggggctcaaagggggcctcgcccggggagtaattccatgtagaaccgccactggcgaCAACTAAATCCAGCGTATGACCTTTTTCACGAGTTGGACCAGTGACCCACTGAACTAGGTTAAATGAGTCAATGATCTTTAAAAACTCCTTAACCAAGGATTTGGCCTCACAACATAAATGAATATTAACATCACCAACAATCAAAAACATATCATACTCAAGAGCCACTCCGGCTACAAAATCAGAGAACTCTCTAGTAAAGTTATTGTTCATTTTGGGAGGGCGGTAGATGAGGGCACAAAGCACTGTCGGAGGCAGCGAAGCTCAAAGAGTTGGAGTACAGAAGGttacgaggctgaagttagcttccgattccagCTTCCCattcgggaaacggctaaagggccattacacccagtttttctctactctgatcatctttaatctgctctagctcaaaaactacaacagccacacggttcaaacctgttctagattattctacaataatagcagattgcatacaaccttgtttgggatttgtgaaacctttccctgatttgtgaaacttcaacacaTATTGTACTTTTTCGGTGACATGCAGCACAGTTACACAACAGCCACAACTATGCAAAAATTACTTTAATGTTTGCGTGTCTTAATTAAAAACAAGCATAAATATTCAGCCTCAAACTTTTTTTCTCCCACATTCCAGAGAACTTCAGATAATTGAACGTCTCTCCATTTGTTTTCAGTTTCATGAGAAGTTCCGCTTTttcgctgcaaaaaaaaaaaaagaatttttcAGGCATTATATATTTCTCCATTCCCAAAGACATACAAAAAATCTTTTTCTTGCAGATATCTTTCAGTGACTCAGATTGTCTTACCTCTCATCCACCTTACCATGCTCATTCTTTCCCACTGCCTCAGTCCTGGTTTCAGAAAGGTGACACTCCGCGCCTTTCAGAGGTGTACGATACATTACGGTAATATGACGGAGTTCCTGTCTGAGAGCCGGCCCGGGAGAAAAAGACTACGCCGTTAGAACAATGGAGGAGCGGAGGAATTGTTTTGGAGGCCTACTTTCAAGATAGTCGGACTATCCATGCTCGTTGACATGTGCTACTATGGGGCATGCGCAGACCGATTTTTTAAGGCTTtttaagtttcacaaatcagggaaaggtttcacaaatcccaaacaaggttgtatgccatctgcttttattttataataatctagaacaggtttgaacagtgtggctgttgttgtttttgagctagagcagatttaAGATGGTCAGAgtggagaaaaattgggtgtaatggTCCTTTAGCCGTTTCCCAAATGGGAAGCTGGAATCTGAAGCTATCTTCAGCCTCGTCAGAAGGTACCAGGCTGAGGTAGTTTGTGACAACAGTTCCTGTAGAGTCTGTAGCCAACCCTCCACCCCTCCCCGAAGTCTGACGGGTATTCAAAGAAGAGCAGTTTGGAGGAATAAGTTCAGAAAATGGCACAAACTCTCCCTGGATCCACGTTTCACACAAGAACATGATTGATGCGTTTTAAAAAAGTCGtttagaataaaagttttatttaccaGTTATCTGGAATTGAGCTGACATCTTAATTGTAGAACCCTTTGCATCAGGGCCGGCTTTGccaacaggcgacacaggcggccgcctggggcgccatctgatggatagggcgcaaaattaaatttgtgtttgtaatatgaaatgcactctctacatactcaaaatgcccctctgaaatgacatgaaattaaaacatcaacatttaaattctaatgatctggctgcatgacgagctcccgcttgggccaccgctccgatgcatttgaccgttaagggtgccgtagatcacgtgcgtgggtagcgctgtaggacatcctgttgtcgtcgcaTTTAAACTTTTggtattttacgatgaaaagaacacctaagccatcgggatcagcattcccaaagcgaaggaaggaggaagaataaaaacgggcccaaagcagaggtatgtagactttatacatttggcaaaggaactttttgcgttagcattgtagctaactgcctctcctgccacgcacggtccacggacggaccctcgctagctgtttacatacacaatacagtatctcacaactttaaccaattaattttacttttgaatcgtcgtgtccagatgcagtgagacaatatctgcagccacacagg
Encoded here:
- the LOC107379845 gene encoding uncharacterized protein isoform X2 gives rise to the protein MELPSWKKVKWWKYVFIPVLLLLPWIYRFYWNVSPLKLPPHKGATRVPELPGRAKHPAGSTVLRGEPASLVRVRGTKTLLISAYLEHQTNKKKVRVISIALRSEKAAFRCHLLCRGKLLISDGAIDFHKDHFGFPYGTADIMCPLPPGCETPTNISLTSAGSKPEELDQLGPGFLEIQNQKSVTDSFRYNFTVCFSAMYNFTNVLQLVQSLEMLQLLGVNRVVLYKTNCSADTQRVLDSYTEKGLVEVIPWSLSKYLNVSRRAFPNKSPGDLHYFGQIAALNDFLYRYRYRSRYVALHDVDELILPQSVDRWLELLPLLEKTLGADKCYQFENHWFPVEFELPPPKSQTLPRQDQWKNISGVNILTHLYREPPPTKPTFNNFKIIVNPRAVSRVTVHGALNSVKGCVWVDRNVAHMYHVRNTLCVSLQIPSSSQP
- the LOC107379845 gene encoding uncharacterized protein isoform X1, yielding MELPSWKKVKWWKYVFIPVLLLLPWIYRFYWNVSPLKLPPHKGATRVPELPGRAKHPAGSTVLRGEPASLVRVRGTKTLLISAYLEHQTNKKKVRVISIALRSEKAAFRCHLLCRGKLLISDGAIDFHKDHFGFPYGTADIMCPLPPGCETPTNISLTSAGSKPEELDQLGPGFLEIQNQKSVTDSFRYNFTVCFSAMYNFTNVLQLVQSLEMLQLLGVNRVVLYKTNCSADTQRVLDSYTEKGLVEVIPWSLSKYLNVSRRAFPNKSPGDLHYFGQIAALNDFLYRYRYRSRYVALHDVDELILPQSVDRWLELLPLLEKTLGADKCYQFENHWFPVEFELPPPKSQTLPRQDQWKNISGVNILTHLYREPPPTKPTFNNFKIIVNPRAVSRVTVHGALNSVKGCVWVDRNVAHMYHVRSRAVANLNPKTLIYDGRLLDYSTRLTSAVNRKLRESGLLPGNGTN